One Atribacterota bacterium DNA window includes the following coding sequences:
- a CDS encoding C69 family dipeptidase yields the protein MSLVLRRISFVFFTAVLILFSCFTFSSAQQDAECIDCLGCTSFLVGKDASLDGSTMTVHPCDCGTCDFTFRTVPAADHEPGDTRKIYAISQYETWDPEVGLKWDVVLEEKFTGVEIPQPPHTYAYIHGMFGYINEHQLAMGESTVGCHREMQSPNAVMNLTELTRIAMERCKTAREAIQLMGELGEKYGYGLDGGEQLSIADPYEAWHFEIMPVGPLWTPDSGKPGAIWCAQRIPDDHISVTPNESRIGEIDLENTEYFMASSNVISYAVDNGYYDPESGEPFSWKKAYSPWGKSYINPRTWGAYHFLAPSLNLDPMTPNDELPFSIKPDKKVSVKDIMEVSRYHYEGTIFDMTEGLAAGPFGNPNRWRPLNWEVDGERYSWVRPIGTQQAEYVTITQSRSWLPDPIGGIVWIGLGTTDTTCFIPFYAGINEIPYSFQIGDHWTFNRDAARWAFDYADFHTQVKYSYAIKDVKEAQYEYEDGAIAEIPKIDMEAYDLYKEDPEKAKEFLTDYCTQNAEKVINAWWDLGDKLLVKYNIGFVYTSEDRQRKQVGYPEWWLKAVVEYDNRQTVEEFYNIEK from the coding sequence ATGTCTTTAGTTTTAAGAAGAATAAGTTTTGTTTTTTTTACAGCAGTATTGATATTATTTAGCTGCTTTACTTTTTCCTCTGCTCAACAGGATGCTGAATGTATTGATTGTTTAGGTTGTACTTCATTCCTGGTTGGTAAAGATGCATCATTAGATGGTTCAACCATGACTGTCCATCCCTGTGATTGTGGTACTTGTGATTTTACCTTTAGAACGGTTCCTGCTGCTGACCATGAGCCCGGAGATACCAGGAAAATTTACGCTATCTCTCAATATGAAACATGGGATCCTGAAGTTGGCTTAAAATGGGATGTGGTACTGGAAGAGAAATTCACAGGTGTAGAGATACCTCAACCGCCTCACACTTATGCTTACATTCATGGCATGTTTGGTTATATTAATGAACATCAGCTGGCTATGGGAGAATCAACAGTAGGCTGTCACAGAGAAATGCAAAGCCCCAATGCTGTGATGAATTTAACTGAATTAACCCGTATTGCTATGGAAAGATGTAAAACTGCCCGGGAAGCCATTCAGTTAATGGGAGAATTAGGAGAAAAATATGGTTATGGATTAGATGGTGGTGAACAATTATCTATTGCTGATCCTTACGAAGCATGGCACTTTGAAATTATGCCGGTTGGTCCGCTATGGACTCCTGATAGTGGAAAACCTGGAGCAATCTGGTGTGCTCAACGCATTCCTGATGATCATATTTCTGTCACTCCAAATGAATCCAGAATAGGAGAGATTGATTTAGAAAATACCGAATACTTTATGGCATCATCCAATGTAATTTCTTATGCTGTGGACAATGGATATTATGATCCGGAAAGCGGAGAACCATTCAGCTGGAAAAAAGCTTATTCTCCATGGGGTAAAAGCTATATTAATCCCAGAACCTGGGGTGCTTACCATTTCCTGGCTCCTTCCTTAAATCTTGACCCGATGACACCGAATGATGAATTACCATTCTCGATTAAACCGGATAAAAAGGTTTCAGTTAAAGATATTATGGAAGTTTCAAGATACCATTATGAAGGAACAATCTTTGATATGACAGAAGGTTTGGCAGCCGGGCCATTTGGTAATCCTAACCGTTGGAGACCATTAAATTGGGAAGTTGATGGAGAAAGATACAGCTGGGTAAGACCAATAGGTACACAGCAGGCAGAATATGTCACTATTACACAATCCAGAAGCTGGTTGCCTGATCCAATAGGCGGAATTGTCTGGATAGGTCTTGGTACCACCGATACCACATGCTTTATACCTTTCTATGCTGGTATTAATGAAATTCCTTATTCTTTCCAGATTGGAGACCATTGGACATTTAACAGGGATGCTGCTCGCTGGGCTTTTGACTATGCTGATTTCCACACACAAGTTAAATATTCTTATGCGATAAAGGATGTAAAAGAAGCTCAATATGAATATGAAGATGGAGCTATAGCTGAAATTCCTAAAATCGATATGGAAGCCTATGATCTTTATAAAGAAGATCCGGAAAAGGCAAAAGAATTTTTAACTGATTATTGTACTCAAAATGCCGAGAAAGTCATTAATGCATGGTGGGATTTAGGAGATAAATTGCTTGTTAAGTACAACATAGGTTTTGTATATACATCAGAAGACAGACAAAGAAAACAGGTTGGATATCCTGAATGGTGGCTAAAAGCAGTAGTTGAATATGATAATAGACAAACAGTTGAAGAATTTTATAATATTGAGAAATAG